A region from the Salvelinus fontinalis isolate EN_2023a chromosome 23, ASM2944872v1, whole genome shotgun sequence genome encodes:
- the LOC129821520 gene encoding zona pellucida-like domain-containing protein 1 codes for MNDPACKGTLDESVTPPVVRFEFTINTTNSCGSLFRTTSAPGTGIFSDFSNIQTVNISGVVRSYDPTTGTVTYNTELKYFYSCAYPLEYLINNTLIDVSASSIAVKDNNGSFISTLRLELFSDVNYTTPMVIPKLGLELRTKVYAQVKATNLTTQYNVLLDRCYASISPLPTNSTFFNLFVPCNKEQMTTMHENGNSHNARFSFPAFRFIEQQNETVSTYFLHCITRLCEKSSCSSFMQCNSRRRRGVVPATEDGVTEYKTLTSPPITTKAESIVASKEQLMGSNNSNSTSGLAVTVGFLAFACIIAIVIAAVFYKRLNH; via the coding sequence ATGAATGACCCAGCCTGCAAGGGAACCCTGGATGAAAGTGTGACTCCACCGGTCGTGAGGTTTGAATTCACCATCAACACGACCAATTCTTGTGGCAGCCTCTTCAGGACAACCAGCGCTCCAGGCACAGGGATATTTTCTGACTTCTCCAACATCCAGACAGTCAACATCAGCGGTGTGGTCCGATCATATGATCCCACCACAGGGACAGTCACTTACAACACTGAGTTGAAGTATTTTTACTCCTGTGCCTATCCCCTAGAGTACCTGATCAACAACACCCTAATTGATGTGTCAGCATCCTCCATTGCAGTGAAGGACAATAATGGTAGTTTCATCAGCACTTTGAGACTTGAACTCTTCAGTGATGTCAACTACACTACTCCCATGGTCATTCCGAAACTGGGTCTTGAGCTGAGAACCAAAGTCTATGCGCAAGTCAAGGCCACCAACCTGACCACCCAGTACAATGTGCTCCTGGACCGATGCTACGCCTCCATTTCTCCTCTACCCACTAACTCCACTTTCTTCAACCTGTTTGTCCCTTGCAACAAGGAACAGATGACCACCATGCATGAGAACGGGAATAGTCATAATGCCCGCTTCTCCTTCCCGGCCTTCCGCTTCATCGAGCAGCAGAATGAGACCGTGTCCACCTACTTCCTCCACTGCATCACCCGTCTCTGTGAGAAGAGCAGCTGCAGTAGCTTCATGCAATGTAACAGCAGGAGGAGAAGGGGTGTTGTTCCTGCTACCGAAGATGGAGTGACAGAGTACAAAACCCTCACCTCCCCTCCCATTACCACTAAAGCAGAGAGCATTGTAGCTTCAAAAGAACAACTCATGGGCAGCAACAACTCTAACTCCACTTCAGGTCTTGCGGTGACAGTGGGCTTCCTGGCCTTCGCCTGCATCATCGCCATTGTGATAGCAGCGGTCTTCTACAAGAGGCTCAACCATTAA